The proteins below come from a single Danio aesculapii chromosome 23, fDanAes4.1, whole genome shotgun sequence genomic window:
- the LOC130217481 gene encoding ceramide-1-phosphate transfer protein-like has product MARTRQYVVSKIQILENFLSGENGSHYATIQSMVKYELENDLVDLTKRGSYPASGCRTLLRLHRALRWLELFLERLRTSTEDSKTSVMCSDAYNESLANHHPWLIRNNTRWALCALPGRETFFDVMNAGDHTQVVALLREFLPFIAEVYQITEDLYAKNNLLELP; this is encoded by the exons ATGGCAAGAACTCGTCAG TACGTGGTCAGCAAAATCCAAATCTTGGAGAACTTCCTTTCAGGAGAGAATGGTTCCCATTACGCCACCATCCAGTCCATGGTCAAATATGAGCTGGAGAATGACCTGGTGGATCTCACCAAGAGAGGCAGCTATCCAGCATCGGGTTGTCGAACACTCCTGAGGCTCCACCGGGCTCTTCGCTGGCTGGAGCTCTTCCTGGAGAGACTGCGCACCAGCACCGAGGACAGCAAAACCTCCGTCATGTGTTCTGACGCCTATAATGAGTCTCTGGCCAACCATCACCCCTGGCTCATCCGGAATAATACCCGCTGGGCACTTTGTGCCCTTCCGGGACGTGAAACCTTCTTTGACGTGATGAATGCAGGCGATCATACGCAGGTGGTTGCTCTGTTACGAGAGTTTTTGCCTTTTATTGCTGAAGTCTATCAGATTACAGAAGATTTGTATGCCAAGAACAACCTCCTGGAGTTACCatag